DNA sequence from the Bacillus mesophilus genome:
TGAGAGAAGTGGTGGAATTCCTAAGTATCTTGGTGTTCTGCCTGATGATTTTGAACACTGTTATAATATGATTAAAAGTAGTCTCGACGAGGTTGACATTTTTATTACAACTGGCGGTGTCTCAGTAGGAGACTATGATTATTTACCGGATATATACAAAAAACTTGGAGCATCTGTTCTTTTCAATAAGGTTGCGATGAGACCTGGAAGTGTAACAACAGTTGCGGAGTTAAATGGTAAACTTTTATTTGGTTTATCAGGTAATCCATCTGCTTGCTATGTTGGTTATGAATTATTTACAAGACCGATTGTTCAAACGTTATTGTTTAACCCAAGGCCACACTTGCTAAAGGTAGAAGCGCTCTTAAATGAGAACTATCCAAAGCCAAACCCGTTCACCCGATTTGTAAGGAGCCGATTGATCTATCAAGAAACCACACTAAAGGTAGTCCCAAGTGGCTTTGATAAATCTAATGCTGTCTCCTCTTTAGCAGCTGCTAGCGCCTTGATGATTTTACCAGGTGGAACGAGGGGTTATGAAAAAGGTATGATGGTTGATGTTTTGCTATTAGAGACTGATGACGGAAGTGAGTGGCCATGGAAGTAAGGCTTCCTATTTTTCAAATTGTGGGCTATCAAAATAGTGGGAAGACAACCTTGGTGCAGAAGCTAGTGAAGAATTTAAGCAAACGAGGCTATAAGGTTGGTACTATAAAGCATCATGGACATGGTGGTGAGCCCGATTTTGCTGACAAAGGGAAGGATTCTGCGTTACACCGAAGTGCTGGAGCTAGGGTTGTAACAGTAGAAGGCAATGGTACAATTCAATTAACTGCTTCAGAATTAAAGTGGGACCTTCAACAAATTATTTCACTTTACGAGTCCTTTAATCTAGATATTATTTTAGTAGAGGGATATAAACTGGAATCCTATCCGAAAGTAGTATTGTTAAGAACTCAAGAAGATCTTGAAATGACACAAAAACTATCTAATATTTTTTGTGTCATTTCACAAGTACCTCTGCTCAAACATCAGTGCAAGAATTTAACTTGGTTTTTAAGGTCAGAGGAAGAAGCATATTTATCTTTTTTATTGCAGGAAGTAGGGGGACATAGCAATGAATAATAAGTTATTTGAAATCATCAGTGAACCTATTGAAGTTCAGCCTATTATTGATAAAGTAGTAGATCGAAATGCTGGTGCAATTACCACGTTTATTGGTACTGTTCGTGAACTGACGTATGGGAAAAAAACTCTTTATTTAGAGTATGAATCCTATGTACCGATGGCTGAAAAAAAACTAGAGCAAATTGGTCGAGAAATCAACGAAAAGTGGAAAGATGCTAGGGTAGCAATTACTCATCGAATTGGTCGATTAGATATTACCGATATAGCTGTCGTCATAGCTGTTTCAACTCCTCACCGAAAAGATGCGTATTTAGCTAATGAATATGCGATTGAACGAATTAAAGAAATTGT
Encoded proteins:
- a CDS encoding molybdenum cofactor biosynthesis protein MoaE; its protein translation is MNNKLFEIISEPIEVQPIIDKVVDRNAGAITTFIGTVRELTYGKKTLYLEYESYVPMAEKKLEQIGREINEKWKDARVAITHRIGRLDITDIAVVIAVSTPHRKDAYLANEYAIERIKEIVPIWKKEHWEDGEKWIGNQLETKEYPKGHPEEEDLT
- the mobB gene encoding molybdopterin-guanine dinucleotide biosynthesis protein B, producing the protein MAMEVRLPIFQIVGYQNSGKTTLVQKLVKNLSKRGYKVGTIKHHGHGGEPDFADKGKDSALHRSAGARVVTVEGNGTIQLTASELKWDLQQIISLYESFNLDIILVEGYKLESYPKVVLLRTQEDLEMTQKLSNIFCVISQVPLLKHQCKNLTWFLRSEEEAYLSFLLQEVGGHSNE